Genomic segment of Labrus mixtus chromosome 1, fLabMix1.1, whole genome shotgun sequence:
CTGTAAACCATGAATGACCCCTACGTACACAAATGAGTGTGGGGTGTTACTTTGTTATTTCGTAATAAGTCCATGTGATTAGCACCTCTACACTGCTGCAGTAAGAGCTGAACGCTCCTCTCATGTTCCCTCTGCTGTTGTGTGAGCCGGCGATCTGTGTCGAGTTGTGTGCGATCAAGGGCGTTCTCCAACCACTGCACCAGCTTCTGCTGCTCATCCAGCTGCATCTCCAGCTCAGCCAGAGCGAGCTGTAGCTTCCGTTCTTCCTCACGCAGAGACACCACCTACAGGACAGTGCACAGTGCCAATCTTCAGTGAAACATCTGTGGTTTAGATATAAAGAGCATTCACACTGCTAAGCTTTCCTGCTGCTATAACTTAGACAAATCTCTGATACttattttctgtagtttaaCCAAGTAGTTACAGTTTGATTCTTAAGTTAAGCATTGCACCGACCTTGTCAAAGTACTTGCACAGCAGAGCTCTGGTCTCAGAGGCAGACAAGTAACTGAGTTTAGCCATTAGGTTCATCTCCCACTGAGAGAGCATACTGGCAGAAGCTCTcagctgtctctgtctctgagtgatGGCCTCATTCTTGTACTCGATGGCCGCATCAAGAGCCTCGATCGCCTCGTCGAATTGGAAAAGTGTTCGCTCCTCCTAAAAATATCCAAGAACAGGTTCAATCGCAAACAGGTTAAAGAATTTCAAGAGAGGACTTGAAAAATACTCTGAAGGTTGTTATCATTGTCATCTGAGGATTTAATCTCAGAACAGTAATATTTCTGCTAATTTGAGATATTTgccatgaaatacaaaaaaacaagcaagtctgtcagtgctttaaaaacacaaaaaacacatcctGTCTATTGTCGTCTTCAGAGTAATATCTGACCTCAGGTGAGAGCAGGTTTCCCTGCCGCAGCTTATCGTCCAGCTCCACTCTCTGTTTCAGCAGGGAATCTTTCTCCTGACGCAGGTTGGAGATCTCCTGGCGAATCTGTTGTGAGTCTTGAGCACTGCCGCTGCGCAGCAGACCGTTCCTCTCACTGAGCTCTTGCTCAAGTGACTCTATACGTCCTGTCAGCATCACCAGGTCTTTACTCAGGGCCTGGAGGGGAAATGAAGACATTAGTATTTGATACACTCCTACACTTGAGTTCATGTGTTAGTTTTTAATAATACCTGACTGGAGCGTAGCCTCTTGGTCTCCAGTCCGCTGCGTTCCTGTAGCAGGGCTTCTTTCTTGGCCAGTATTTCCTCTCGTTTAGTCAGCTCTCCTTCCAGATCTTCCAGCCCTTTCCTCTGCTCCAGCACCCGCTCCATTTCCTCATCAAGCCAACGTTTCTGCTCCTCAATCTTCTGCTCACACAGAGTTGAGACAAAAGTaccagaaaacataaaaaatagagaaagacAAACGTAGTGAGGCTGCAGCTAAGTGACAACAAGGCAATACAACACCTTACAAAAATTCCATGGTTTGAAGGCAGTTTGTTTCTATGAATTATAGGTGGAAATATTATATCCTTGAGATCCTCGTCCCACCTGTTGCTCTTCCAATGAGATGACAGAACCGTTACTGCCGCTGCGTCTTTGCCTCTGGAAGGCAGCAATCTCCTCCGTCTTTATTTTCAGGATCTTTTGCTGCTGCTCATTCTTTATCTCCAGTTCCTGCAGATTGGGGGTGGAGGACAAGGATAAATGGTCAATTGATCAATTGAAATACCAACATAGAGCAGAATTATCTCCaccttgtaaaaataaatagaattgGCTCTTATAGAATATCgtaatatttttcatttaaatcattgCCAAAGATGTTTTACTTTTGATCAGTATCAGGAACATCCCTTCAAGAAGGGCAAAGGACTTGAAGAGTCAATAGTTGCTTATGAAAAATGAAGACTGACTTTTTCTATAATGAAAAATCAAACTGGCTATTTGTAACAAACTGCTTGAGCTTGAATTCAATAATTTATTGTTGACTTTTATATGATGAACACAATTCAAGCAGAATTGAATGATGTCTTTGCTTCAATATTCTTTTAGCTGAGACTTTTGTGACTTTAGCAGTATAGTTTATAGTtctatcatgaagtatttttagGCATACTGTATTGCTGCCACCCTGCTGTATTGTGCTGAGGTACCTTGACTCTGTGAGTTCTACGCTGCATCTCTGTCTCCAGACGACGCTTCTGCTGGCTCTCCTGCCGCAGACgcctctgcagctgctcctgctgctgcctcaTACTCTGAACACTTCTCTCCAGCTCCAACACACGACGTTCACTCTGCGCTGGAAGGTTAGCCAGACGAGCGGTGTCCCTCTGACGCTGACTAAGAacctaattttaaaaaacatacattttccaTTTTAGAGTtttcaagatgaaaaaaaaattgttaagaCATCAAGTAagaacaaatgtgaaataatatttCTTCATCGTAAAAGTATTCTTTCAGATGCCACATAAATCAGCATCACTTTTTCTCCTGGTGTCTGTATAATGAGGCAGGAATACAGAGGTGTGACAGTCTAACCTGAACTTTGCTCTGAGCAGCAGCAATCTTCCTGCGACACTCCTGTGCTCTGGTCTTGTCCGAGGCgctgatctctctctcttgcctctCCAGATCCTGCAGCTGCCGCTGGGCTTCCTGTAGCTCCTGTCGAGCCTGTGACGCTTCACTCTCCAGAGCCGTGATCTTATGGCTGTACTGCTTGTTTAGGGCCTGAGCATCTTTCCCTGAAGAAAGAAATCCCCCAAAAAATGGTttacaaaaacagagaagaaatcCTGCTTCTTGAAAAGATGCAGTGAGGGAAGGATAACTAGACTGACTCTGCTACCTGTTTTGACTAGCTCTTTGATGAGTTCTTCCTTCATGCGGATAGTGACCGACAGCTCCCTGATCTTCTGCTGTGCCTGATGAAGTCCCCACTCAGTAACACCTTCAAAACTTTTCAGACTTTCCCGCACGGATGTTTCACAGGTGCTGGCATTGGCTGCACGGAGGTTAAAAAGAGCACACAAGAGGTTAATAAGCAAGTGGACAACACCCAAACAAACCGCCAAGGTTAAAGCCCCCATGTTTGACCTTCCTAAAACCAAAAACCTTGTAGCATTCCTGGTTTTGCTCTCACCCTGGATATGTTCATAAACTGGAAAAAACAATCCTTGTAtatgtctgttttctaaaaTTAGATCCAAAGAGTTTTCTGTGTGAACAAAAATAATCCAGAGTTTCTCAAACCTGGAAACATGCTCTGTTCACCAGAGGAATGCTGGCgtaaacaaagcaaacaaacctCTATTTTATATAACAGCAGATGGTGAGtttgacaaaagaaaatcacagcCTATATCTCATATCActtattttataaatgagaaTAACAGTGTCAATGTTTCTTAATGTGTGAACctgcaaaaaagcaaaaaaagaatgtATTTAATTacatagatctttttttttttacttcgtttCTAAGCCAACACTTACCAGTAAGTCCTAATTTAATCTAGTTCTAACATGTGGGAGCACATTAGTTTGTTCAACTTACATGCTTTCCTGGCTAAGCAGGGGTGCTGCTCTAGATCAGGCAGATGAGACATGAGGCCTCTACCAGAAGCTGTTAGTCCTCCTGACATCATGTCCCTCCTGCTCCAAGTCAGGTTGTCCTgcctgtaaataataataataattatcacACATATTTTAAATAGAACATTAACAAATGTATGTAATTGATAGGTCAGTGCTGTGTGCAGGATTGATTTGATAAACTCTGAATTAAACAGGACAAATTACAAACTGAGATTTCATAAACACCACGTACCTGCGCCTCTCCCGGCTGAGATTTAAATgacctccctcttcttctctgtcctgTGTTTCTGCTCCTCCAAGGACGCCCTGCTCCTCATAGAAGCCTCCATTCTGATCGCAAGGCCCAAGATAGCCAACAGGACTGACCTATAACCACATATTAAAACTCAGAGCTGAACTTAACTTAGTAATAATTCATTAGTATCTTTAAAATGATGATAGAACACAAGACTGACTTATAtttctataaatatatattaagatatttttgtttacattttccctttattggataggacagctgaagagagacaggaaatgttgggaggagagagagtggggcgaTGACATGTAGCAAAGTAccgaggttggatttgaacctacAAGGACTATAAGGACTATAAGGACTACAGCTttcatacatggggcacacgacataaccgctaggctatcctgCTGCACcccatatatttatatattttaagagCAAATTCAcccattttattattattttttttatttcacactgcCTTTAGTCTTTGTACATAAGCCATTATAATATTGCCATCTTGACCAGCTCTGTTCTTCTATTACTGTACttaattgtatgtttttattttcacaatctAATGTGCCTCGGCAATGCTCAGGAAGCGATCTGGCACTTctgcagctaccagaccaacttcgagatttggtccgcaccgggacttgaaccagcgaccctctggttcccagcccaagtccctacagactgagctactgccgccaacTGAATTGATATTATAGATAACATTGTGATGCATCCACAACAGGTGGTTGTGCTTGTTCTTTTGCAATACTGGACTCTACAATATGACTTAATGCTAGTCCCATAAGACACAACCTTAATTTATGATatcttaatttgattttaaatacatAACAGACTCttgttacctgtctgtgtgtgcctccaTTCTGACTGTGTTGCATGGAGCCCATGGGTGCTGTGTGTGGTCTCAGTCTCAAGTTGAGCCCAAGGCCCATCATTCCCGGAGCAGACACATGACACTGCAGCTCTGCTATCAAGTCCTGTTGCTCTTGCAGCTTATcactctgaagaaaaacacaggaggAAAGGAATCACATGTCATGCAAGGGTGGGAAAgtattgtttttataatcttGAAACACTTTGGTTATGATTGCTGCATCTCACCTGCTGCTTGTATTGCTCCATAGCATCTTCAAGGGCAGCCAAGAagtctgtgttctctctctccaatcGCTGGATCTGTGCTTGAAGCTGGACACTACTATCCTCTTTGTCTCCATCTTTCTCACTGACATGCACATGGCTCCACCTTTCCTCCGCAGCCTCTGGATCCTGGGTGATACAAAACGCAAAACACTTTCATAAACACAATCCCAAAATTTCCCTGACAACTTTCtagatcttgtttttttgagtATTAGAGAGACACACCTGGTTTCTCACAGAAGGCCTCCCTCTCCTTAAAGCGACGCTGTCCTCGGTAGAGCTGTTCTCGATGCCGCTGTCGGGTCCTGAGGCTGTTGTCAGTCCGCTCCGTTCCTCCTCCACCGAGCACAGCCACTCCTTCACTCTCAGACTCTGTTCTGCAGTCAGAGCTCCTTCACTCTGCAGCTCCCGCAGCAACCTGGGACGTATCAGTAAGAGGAAACTTAAGGTATATATAAATAGTTGCTCCATTGAATCAGTACAGAAGCCCTTGGCCCATTTTCACGCGATAATTCCGgttgttttctcgagatcttgGTTACTTTATCTCATGATCTCGAGATGACAAAGCTTGATCACATAGACAAAATGTGATATccatttttgtgattttagaaAATGATGCACGTGGCACCAATAGTTTGCACATAGATTCAAATAAGAACCCCTAATGAATATACAGAGTCATATTTAATGTAGCTAGTTGTGGTAAAATCATTTCTAGCACCCtcacagcacatttaaaaatccTGCTTGGTTTACCCAATGTGCTCTTACCTGTAAGCAGTGTCGGTGCACGTCCTGTAGTGGGCGCTCTGTGCCTGCAGTCTGCtgatctctccctctcccagtCGAGGTCTCCTGTTTGGATCAGCGTGAGAAATGATGCGGGTCTCTGAGCGCTGGCGGTTCTCCAGGGCCCTACGGAGGGCATTGATTTGTTGCTCCAGCCCTTCTACCCGATCTGGCTCACGCTTACAGTTGACTGTCGCCCGGTTCTGGATGTTTCTGGCCCTCGTCGCATAGTTGAGCGTATTCAGACTCTCATCAAAGTCCGAGGAGGATGGGCTGATGCAGGCAATCATGAGTGTTTTTGAATTTCCTCCTAAAGAGTCTTTCAGGATCCTGGGAAAACACAGATTCAATAATTAATCCAAACTGATATTTCTCATTTATTGATCGACTGGTTTGTTCAAGTATATTTTTGACTTGTCTATAAAATATACCTTGTGATTTTAGAATCTCTGTATGGTA
This window contains:
- the kif7 gene encoding kinesin-like protein kif7 — its product is MSPKVPSGQARGDFSAVQVAVRVRPLLPKELLHCHESCITVDSQLCRVTLGHDRHFLCDYLFEETCCQDEVYSVSVLPLIDAFFQGFNATVFAYGQTGSGKTYTIGEANICSFRDEEHGIIPRAVADIFRLLDENDLTDFSVRVSYLEVYKEEFKDLLEVETASKDIHIREDKGNIVLFGVKECEVEGLDEVLSLLESGNTARHTGATQMNPNSSRSHTIFTVYMDQRRGSSRLYGTATSSGPQMLSSKFHFVDLAGSERILRTGNTGERLKESIQINSGLLALGNVIGALGDPKRKGSHIPYRDSKITRILKDSLGGNSKTLMIACISPSSSDFDESLNTLNYATRARNIQNRATVNCKREPDRVEGLEQQINALRRALENRQRSETRIISHADPNRRPRLGEGEISRLQAQSAHYRTCTDTAYRLLRELQSEGALTAEQSLRVKEWLCSVEEERSGLTTASGPDSGIENSSTEDSVALRRGRPSVRNQDPEAAEERWSHVHVSEKDGDKEDSSVQLQAQIQRLERENTDFLAALEDAMEQYKQQSDKLQEQQDLIAELQCHVSAPGMMGLGLNLRLRPHTAPMGSMQHSQNGGTHRQVSPVGYLGPCDQNGGFYEEQGVLGGAETQDREEEGGHLNLSRERRRQDNLTWSRRDMMSGGLTASGRGLMSHLPDLEQHPCLARKASNASTCETSVRESLKSFEGVTEWGLHQAQQKIRELSVTIRMKEELIKELVKTGKDAQALNKQYSHKITALESEASQARQELQEAQRQLQDLERQEREISASDKTRAQECRRKIAAAQSKVQVLSQRQRDTARLANLPAQSERRVLELERSVQSMRQQQEQLQRRLRQESQQKRRLETEMQRRTHRVKELEIKNEQQQKILKIKTEEIAAFQRQRRSGSNGSVISLEEQQKIEEQKRWLDEEMERVLEQRKGLEDLEGELTKREEILAKKEALLQERSGLETKRLRSSQALSKDLVMLTGRIESLEQELSERNGLLRSGSAQDSQQIRQEISNLRQEKDSLLKQRVELDDKLRQGNLLSPEEERTLFQFDEAIEALDAAIEYKNEAITQRQRQLRASASMLSQWEMNLMAKLSYLSASETRALLCKYFDKVVSLREEERKLQLALAELEMQLDEQQKLVQWLENALDRTQLDTDRRLTQQQREHERSVQLLLQQCREQIDEGLAGRQRQFEVWIRNLSKELNHYKAANLELSNRLREVCGSASQLKEQTKVASEDKPAGISSMEKLTRCSEDSLGGGRRSGTPDKPPRSREEMRELVNTPLPSTWRRSSLPTEEPAVMEELWLQAAGDVHVNRVVQTGGSYGGTTSLPAVKSRRESRRSSLNVGPLTSNTALIDVRKNPV